The Cucumis melo cultivar AY chromosome 9, USDA_Cmelo_AY_1.0, whole genome shotgun sequence genome includes the window AAATCTATAACCTGTTTTCTTCTCTCTTGTATGTTTCGACTTTGAGAtcataatttataaatatatcacAATACATGTGATATACATATGATATCTTTAATTCTTCTTTCATTATCTTTCTTTTGTATAAtgcattcattttcttttctctctattttataatttttataatatgTTATCGACACGAGTCTTGACTATTTCAAAAATTTTGTAGAAATTGATTCGATTCATGTTAAAGATTTGTTAGAAATTTTCctataattttttagatatttagaattttaataaaatatgatgtgtattttaattttgataatttagtcatatctatatatttgatatattcaTCATTGATTTTCTAACCTAgatcattcatttttttttttagttcaaacATAAAGTTGAAAGACAGTGAATATTCTATTTTACCTAAgttcaaataaaaatatttttggagTAGAGAAGTTTAATGATGAAGAAGGGCCTGGTTCCGCCGGAACTTGGGTTAGAGAACCTCCAAAAACGCCGTCGTGGTAGCCCCCCATGTTCTTCTCTTTATAAATCATTCTTCCAAAACGCCGataaaagttgatcttattgtgATCAGAAGTAATGGTCGCTGTGACATGGCCAACGAGGATGAGAAGTCCGATGATAACGATGGCAAGATGGAAGTTGAGACGATGAGCCGCCATGGATTCCGGCGATTATCACAACAAAAGAGGAGAGATTTTGGAATGTAATTTGGAGGAAGAAAATGAGGTTATGGATATTGTAATTATAATGGCCATATTAACATAACATTTAAATTAAACTTCGTCTCTCATCTATTGTTGAATTCTCTTCACACCGTTTAATTTTAATACTTTACCTTAAGAtgtgtttatttatttacattttgTTTCAGTTAGTTTCTTTAACCttcttttctaaaaagaaaattattcatCATGGTATTTTCTCCATTATTTAAGTTTGTcgataaaataaaacattaaatAGATATCATGGTGAGAGAAAAAGATAGAGAGATGGAATTCAAATCTTTACCTACATTTTGTGGTACAAAAAAAGGATGGGTTGAcacgaaaaaaatatagaaacaGAGGAAGCATGTAGTTCAATAGACAGGTTCCAATTCCTGTACTTCTAATTGTCtacttaatatatatacacacacacatgcatgcatgcatttgttgaagaacaaaaaaattgGTAGGAGTGGTAAATGTGGATCTCAAAAATATTAAtatctttttccaaaaaaaattatCCTTGAAGTTCAATTAGTCATTTGAAAGGTTGATTCAATTAAACTTTGCTTGTACATGCTACATTTTTCTtgtatatttattgtttttcattacaaaattaattattattttttaatggGTTCGAAAGTATACCTTAATcaaattatttgcaataattattaagttGGGTTGTATCTATAGTATCTATATACTAATAGCACCTTTGGATTATTTCTTGAATATGATCTAACTTGTACGTGAAATTATACTATTTAAGACTACCTATAATAACTTTATATTTTTAGTTGTTAATGAAATTTAATATTGCGTATTgaataattaaacaaatagaCTAATTAATTATGAGAGGGTTTAGGGTATAAATCCCTAGCACAAACCTTGAACAACATCTTTGTTTCTTGAATTGCAAactctaattttatttttcttcgtTTTCTTATATTATTGTAAAAAATCTCAACATCTCGATCAAGTTCAATCCTTATATAAAATCAACACGGTTCTAGAATAGCTAGACACAAATACATACGGGAGTTTGATCTCTATAAGACGGTACTTGGTCTCTTAAGCTGCTTTATTAGTACACTATTACTTGACAATTGCCCTTTTGCATGCATGCATGTTCACATTAGTAGCAATTGCTCTTTCTTCAACGTTTATAGCAATTTTTTTCTATCTCCTTATTTGTGGAAATATCTCATATGTACGTTTTATCATGCTTAAACTAATCGATGTATGCATAACCTACCTCGAACATTCATGGATATAAAATtataatcaaaataataatattgttgtTAAAGGATTTGAACTCCTATCCTAGATTATAATTGccattttaaaagataattggCAAGTACAAAGATACATCGGAGAATGAAAGGAAAGAAGACAAGACTCAATTATATTAGTCATTTTTGGAAATAACTTTACTTACAAGGTACTttctttctatatttaaaaattttaattagaagtcaaatgtttttttttttaaataaaaaaaagtcaaatcttgaattattattatcatttaaaaaaaagcaaaaacaatAGAGTGTGGCCTCTGTGGCAATATATGGTTCAAACATTTATGCTTGTTTTATTACATTATTCACAATACTATTTATTGTATTCCCAATAGGGTTATTTTATAGGATAACTCAATTCATATATCAAAAGTTAGGGAAGTTGAAGCATAAAAATTTTCATGGAATTGAACCCTTTGGAATTTGGATCATCTATGGGCTGCTTAATCAATCAATTATTTTATAGGTCTTCCAATTATTTCATTTTCcagattaattttaaaatgattaCGAAATTGTGAAGATCAAATAGAATTAGTCAACTAATATCATTGATTGGTTGGTGGTCAACTAAGGGACCGCCAGCAATTTAAAAACTGAGATATTAATCCAAATATGTGATATTGcatttaatttattaaagaaAGAACCGTGAGGTGGCTTAATGGTTGACTAACGGCTACTAAGAAAATCAAAGATTTTTGAGCTCACACTCTGAGAAAATTTTATAAAACTTTCCCATTTCAACATTTAATCCATGAAATTTGAATTTCGAGCTTCAATTATTCATTTCTAAAATCCTTTACCATGTCCTTAATCTCATTTTGGTCCGTCGATTCAAACAAACTAAACCAAATTTCAACCCCCATTCTCTTTATCTTCCTCTTCATTTTTGCTCTCTTATGGCTCCGGTCCAAATTCCGGCGTCCCTCTTTACCTCCAGGCCCCCGTGGCCTGCCTCTGGTCGGTTACCTTCCATTTTTATCCCCCAATCTCCACCACAACTTCGCCGATTTGGCTAAAGTCTACGGCTCAATTCTCAAGCTCCACCTTGGAACCAAGCTCTGCATCGTTCTCACCTCCCCTTCCTCCGTCAATGAAGCCCTCCGCCACCAAGAAACCATTTTCTCCATCCGAGATACCACCGTCGTTGCCCTTCTTTCTTCCTACGGTGGATCCGATATTGTGTTCACCCAAGACGAAAACAATTGGAAGAAGCTGCGGAAAATCTTCACTCGCAAAATGCTTAGTAAATCAAATCTGGATGCCTCCTATTCTCTGCGAAGACAAGAAGTGAGAAAAGTGATTAAAGGCGTGTTCGAATCGGCCGGAACTCCGATTGATATCGGTAAATTGGGTTTCGTTGCTGCTTTGAAATCGGTTATGGCAATGACTTGGGGGGGATCGGGGGGACTGATTGGAGTGGATGGGACTGACTTGGACGCTAAATTCAGGGAAGCGGTGGATGAAATGATGGTGTTGCTTGCAACTCCGAATTTATCGGATCTATTTCCGGTGTTGGGTCGGTTTGATTTGCAGGGGGTtgtgaggaagatgaagaaggtGATGTGTGTTTTTGATGAGATTTTCAATTCTGCCATTGAAGAACAGAGGAAGAGGGGAGGAAATGGGATGGAAAACAGAGGGTTTTTACAATTTCTGTTGGAGATTATGGAGGGAGAGGATAGTTCAGAATCCATTACAGAGAATAACCTCAAGGCCTTGTTGATGGTATGCTTTCTTAAATTACTTATTGTGGAAATGCTTCACTCAAATGCTTTTTAAATAAATGGAAAGATTCGAACTTCAAggattttgctatatgtttttATACCAATAGGTCTCTTTATGgctgcatttttttttttattttaaaaacaggACATCGTCATCGGAGGAACAGACACGACATCAACTACCGTTGAATGGGCAATATCAGAGCTAATAAAACAACCAAACACAATGAATAA containing:
- the LOC103482652 gene encoding 7-ethoxycoumarin O-deethylase-like, whose product is MSLISFWSVDSNKLNQISTPILFIFLFIFALLWLRSKFRRPSLPPGPRGLPLVGYLPFLSPNLHHNFADLAKVYGSILKLHLGTKLCIVLTSPSSVNEALRHQETIFSIRDTTVVALLSSYGGSDIVFTQDENNWKKLRKIFTRKMLSKSNLDASYSLRRQEVRKVIKGVFESAGTPIDIGKLGFVAALKSVMAMTWGGSGGLIGVDGTDLDAKFREAVDEMMVLLATPNLSDLFPVLGRFDLQGVVRKMKKVMCVFDEIFNSAIEEQRKRGGNGMENRGFLQFLLEIMEGEDSSESITENNLKALLMDIVIGGTDTTSTTVEWAISELIKQPNTMNKVIEELTKVVGLNQMVEEFHLPKLNFLDAVVKETLRLHPPLPLLVPRTSSQTTTFGEYTIPKGSTIYFNIWAIQRDPKVWDNPLNFEPERFLNESSENLYDFTGNRIEFCPFGSGKKSCAGIPLAKRLLVLILASLLHGFEWKLPEGSKFDMEEKFGIVTKKLNPLVTIPTPRLPNLELYNIM